GATTACGTCAGTTAACAAGTTGTTGTCCACATTCATCAGTTTGAATAATATGAAGGTCTGAAGTACTTGAGCTGATGAACATCGGCAACAACGCGAACGTTATATGACATTGCACACTAGGTTAAAAACAACTTTATGATTATCATATTTTCATAGGGGGTATACATGAAGGATTATAACGAGTATTCAAAGATTGCCTACAATAACAAAGCAGATAATTATGATGATACACCTGAAGGTAAATTTACTAAAAAGTTTAAAGATTTATTGTGTAAGATTATAGTTCTGGAGAAAGGCATAAATATTTTAGATGTTGCTTGTGGTAACGGAACTTTATTGAAAATGCTATCAGCTAAGAATGAAATTCATGGATATGGTATCGATATATCTGATAAGATGGTTAGTAATGCAAAGAAGAATTGTAGAGATATGGTATTTAAAGTGGCCGGTTGTGAAGAGATACCCTTTGAAAGTGATTTTTTTGAATCAATGACAGTTTGTGCTGCATATCATCATTTTCCAGATACCGATTCTTTTGCAAGGGAAGCAGCAAGAGTATTAAAGAAGAATGGCTATTTATACATAGCTGAGATTTATCTCCCGGCTGTTATAAGGGTTTTATGTAATCCATTTGTCAAATTATCGAAGGAAGGTGACGTCAAGTTTTATTCGCCGAAAGAAATAGTGAGCAATTTTGAGATGCATGGATTTCAATGTAGTAAGGTAGTGAGAAGAGAAAATGTACAAATCGTTTGTATGCAGAAGAAATATAGAAGCTAACAAGGAGTTTATAGGTAGCTTCCGTGTGCAACATCAATAACAGGTTGTTGCCAACATTCATAGCCTGAAGGTTGTTTGAGTAGGAAGCAATTGAGCTATGAACGTCGGCAACAACGAACACGTTATGTGACATCCACCCTCTAGTTGTGAAAAAGGGTGTTATAGATGAAAAGTAATATTAAGGAGGAGATTATTTGAGGAGAAAGGTAAGACTAATATTATTATTGATAAGTTTGCTGTTTATTATATCTAGTTGTAAGAACAAAACAGAAAAGGATAGTATTGAAAAGATTAAAGATGATTACGAAATTTTAAAAGAAAAACTAGAAAATGCTGAAACGGAAAACAAAAGTCTCAAAGTACAATTAAATGATCTAATTCAGAAAACGAATTTGAATCATACTTCTTCTAACACAGAATACGAGATTCAATATGCGATTAAGAAGAGTGAGATTCTGGGAGGATTTGATGAAATTATTTTATGCCAAAATTATATACAAGAAAATGGTATAATATCAATAATTAATTCTTATAATAACATCTTTAATCCTCAACAAGTCAAAGCTAATGATATGATTGATGGATACAAGGTAAAGGAAGTAAAGATTAGTGATGATGGACAAGAGGAAGTTAGTTTTGAGGGCAGTTGTATTCTAACTGGAGAATTAATAATAAATGAAGTGGGAGGAAGTTACTTCAGTTTATTATGTGATAACACTGAAATTTCAAGAAGTATACCCATTTCAACATCATGGATAGATATGAATATTTTTTATGATAGAGCACATGTGTTTTTTCATTTAGCTAATGATGATAAAGTTATTGAAGAGATTGGCGTAGATAGAAAGAATAAAATGCTTGAATACCAGGATGGAGGATCAACAATTACATATAAAATCACAGCAACCTTTAAAAATTTTTACTATGCTTTTAAACCTAATACGGATTTAGGAAGTAGAATAGAATTAGTTGAGATACTGGCTATTGAGGAATTAAACCAATGAGATATTTACAGACGGATGACTGTAGAAAGCTTCTGAGGGTGGACATCACATAACTATATATTGCCAACATTCATCAGCATTGATTGGAAGTAATTGAGCTGATTGAACGTAGGCAATACGCGAACGTTATAAGAACCCCTCTTTGTAGAAATGATGATTATTATAATACATTTATTAAATGCATATTATGGCGGAGAATATGAACGGTGATTATACAGTAAGAATGATAAGAAAAGAAGAGCTAAGAGACTTGCTTGTAACTTGTACAGGCATTTAGAAAATGGAGATTTAGAATTAGAAGATAGTAAATCTTTATATGATCTTTGGGATAAAACTGAATGATTAGAGGTGATTGGAAGAGATGAAGAATAGAATAATATTATTACTAATTCCAGTAGTTTTGATTTTATTGATTTTAGTTTTTATTAAATTAAACGCAGATAAAGAAGATAAATTTGAAGAGTTAGTGGGATTACAGGTGATAAATGAAAGTGGTTCCTATGATTCAGAGGCCGAAAAGAAATCGAATTTTATTATAGTTTTAACTAATCAAAGTTTCCTTAAACCTGAGATGGAGTTTAGCGTTTATGTTGACGGAATTAAAATAATCACCCAAAATTGCAAGGTAGAAGGTCAGCATCAATCATATAATTATTATTATTTTTTAGAAGGTAAACATGAGATTAAAGTTAAGACAGCAGATGGGACTGAATTAGTTAGAATTATTGATTTGAATGCTAAAATGCCAATATGGAATATATTTACCTACTGGAATAGTGAGAAGGATGGGGCTAGTTTGATGTGCGATAAGATGGAAACACCCTTTATATGGGACTAGAACTTTCGCGCCATCCATCATATAACAATATGTTTGCAACATTCATCAGCATAAGACTGATCAACTGGAAAGTGTGCGAACTGATAACGTAGTAAACACGCAAACGTTATACGACATCAAAAGTTGGGCTGAAGGGCATTCGACAAACATTGTTTAAAATGACAGAGTAGAAATGTGTCATAAAATATTAGCCTTTTAGAATGGGGAATTTTTAGTCAAGGTAGTTGCACTCAGAGGATTAAGGAGGCGATGATATGTTTGAATTGGTATTAATGATTTTTTTAGGAGCACTATTTGATTATATAGGATGGCAAATCTGGAAAAAGGAACACATAACGCTCATACATAGTTATCATTATACAAAGGTTAAAGATAAAGATAAAAAACCATATACAAAAGCAATGGGTAAAGCGGTTATTACAATGGGAACTGGAATGATATTGACAGGTCTAATAGATTTTATAACAGGGACTTCATATGGTTGGATTTTCTTTGGAATATTCTTTTTGTTGGGTTTCATTATGATGCTTATTGCTCAGAAGAAATATAATGGTGGGTTATTTTAATAAATTATTATGTTGCTTTACCTTTCGCGTTTGACTTCGTATAACACGGCGTTACCAACATCGCCAGCCTTGAGGTAACCGTAATCAGGAGAAATGTTGGGGCTATGTGACGTTGGCAACGCCCAGAAAGTTATACGAAATAATCTGTTAGCGATATGTTGGTAGGTATATGGTAGAATTATATGCAAACTTATTGAATTGAAGGTAGCCAAAGCTTCCACAGATTACTTCGTATAACAATATGTTTCCAACATTCATTGGCATTAAGTAAGAAATTATTAATTAAAAAGGAGTGAAAGAGCATGAAATTGAAACATACAAAGTTACAATGGGCGATGGAAGGTATAACATTTATAATTTTAATAGTTATGTTTATCTACGTTATAACTATGTGGGGTAATATACCCGAAAAAATTCCAGGACATTACAATATCGCTGGAGAAGTTGATAGATGGGGGAATAAAAGTGAAATTTTGATTTATCCAATTATTAGTCTGGTCTTATATACTTTATTAGTAATAGCAGCTCGCTTTCCTGCTATTTGTAATGTTCCAATTAGAATAACGGATGACAATAGAGAGTTTGTTTATAAAAATATCAAAAGTATGGTTATATTCCTTAAAATGGAGCTGATGATTATGTTTTTGTATATGATGATATCGGGTTTGAAGATGCTATTATTAGGAAAATGGTTTATTCCAATATTTATAATTACTCAATTATGCACACTAACTTACTATCTTATTAAAATGTACAGAGGGAATAAAGACCTTCAAAAATATAAAGAATGAGATTCGTATAATTATTGAACTATTTTTCGTATGCAAAATCACTAAACAGTGTATTGTAAGCATTAATCAGCATAGAGGTTTTAGTTGGGAAGAACATGAGTTAATGAACATCGGAAACACGCAAATGTTAGGTGAAATTCTGTACTAGTGCAGAATGAAATATTAAGAACAATTTTTTCATATTGAGGGAGGGAAAAAAATGAGTAGGTTTCAGTTTATTGCAAGTGATAGTCCATTAAAAGATGTAAAAAATCCATATATAGAGTTTTTATCAATTAATATGGCATTAGCTAGAGGAATCCAATTGGATGATTATATATTAGATGATCCCGATATTGATAGAGATGATGTGAAGAGGATGTTCATTTGCGATTCTGAAGAACATATGCATGAAATTGAAATAAAACAAGAAGAATCACCATCATATGCAGAAAAATATACACAAAAAAAGTATGCGTCTGAATTGAGATGGATATATTCAGAGGAAAGAGCATTGCAGTTGTTAGATTATATAAAGGAACATCTCAAAGATTCAAATGAAGTTGAATTGTGGGATACATGGATGGATGATGAACAGTTAGCTACAATTCCCCACTGTACTTTTGAAAACTTATCGTTAGAAGATATCAAAAATATTTATGGGGGAAATTTTTTCAAACCAGAATACATAGTAATAAGATTAGGCAATAGTTAATTATAAACCAATAAGGAATGATACAGCTGGTAGTATACTTCCGTACACAACTTCACCTAACAAGATATTATCAACATTCATCAGTTTGTAGTGTAGTGAAATTTAAGTGGATTGTTCTGATGAACGTCGGCAACACGCAAACGTTGTGTGACATTGAATAGTAGTAATTTAAAATGGAGGTTTACATATGTATATTGGTATTCTAGGTTTTGGTATAGTAGGATTCTTGTTCTGCTTATTTGTGATGTATAGAACAAACCATGGGATTCCTGGTATACAAAAGTATGACCCAAAGTTTAGGCTTCTTGATATGAGATTTCGATACAATAGTAACATTGTATATGATACATTTGAGCGTATAGGTATAGAGGGAAGAAAAGCATACGAGAATTATTTATTGCTTGATTTTTGCTTTATCACTTGTTTTCTTATTGTGATGATAGCAATCACGTTAAAGGTTACAACAGATATGGTCATTAGAAACCTCCTTATAGCTTTTGCTATATCACGTGCCATATATGATGTGCTGGAAAATACAATTTTGATTATTTTATTGAATAGGTATCCCAATCAAAGCAACTTAATGGCAAAATTTTGTTCATTGGCTACTACATTAAAATTTATTTCACTGTATCTATGGATAGCAGGTATTATTATTATTTTACTAATAAGTTACTTTAAATGACAAACAGAATATAAATATTTATTATGTTTGGTTTCTTGCATTCACAAGGAAATGACCATCGGCAGTTTCCGTATTTATCACCTAACAAGATGTTTGCGACATTCACCTACTTAAAGGGTTATTAATCGGCAAACGATTGAGCTGATGAACATCGTAAACACGAAAACGTTAGATGAAATCCCCCTCTAGTAAAATTAGCAATTTATATGTGCATTATTAAGTTTAATTTATTGGTAATAAAAGGGAGAAGTTATGATAGCATGGATAGATAATAACAAAGAATGGATATTTAGTGGTATTGGGATAGCAATAATTAGTTCTCTATATTTTTTTCTAAGGAGGCTGTTTAATTTTATGAATAAAGATAAATCAAATGCAAATAAACATGAACCTGATAGTATAAATTCTGGAGTGATAGTTGGTGATAACACCAACATATCAGGAAATGTTGCGGGTCGTGATATCATTATAAATAACAACTATCATCAAAGAGAAATTGATGAGCTTGTAAGAATATTAGATTTACGAACAGAACGAATAAATAATAATTTATCAATGCATTTTAAATATGCTGAGATAAAAATCTATCTAGATGAATTTAACATTCTACATAAGTCTCATATAGAATCACTCAAAAAAGGCGATTTTATTTATGCTCATGAATTATTAACTCAAATTCATGATTTATCATACAGATTAGAGTCAGATGAATTCTGGAGCCGACATCGAATAGAAACTCCATTTTTGCTCTACAGCTTACGCCCGGATTCATTTACGCGTGGAGAATTAATATGTGCATATATTGTTGGTGATATGAGAAAGTATTCAGATAAATACTTAGGTACTGAACTTAGTGATCATAATGCAAGCAAGAATAATAAGGATATAATAATGATATATAAGAAGATAACTCAAAGTGTTTAATGAGTATTATAACAACCAATGATTGTGTAGTTTGGTAAACATAAACTTACATAAACGCTTTAAATTAGGGGGACATCACCTAACAGGCTGTTGCCAATATTCATCAGCTTTGAGTGCAACGATGATAGGAGAGCTGAGCGGATGAACTTCGGCAACAACGCGAACGTTAGACGACAGAAAAAGGCTATAACATTAAATCGAAAATGGGAAGGGGACACAAATAAGATGGATTTTATTTTTAAGGACATCAATGTTGATGAATTGGATTTAATAAAACCATTATGGGATAAGTTGAATCAATTACACTTGCAAGATTCGAAGTATTTTAAAGAACATTATAAAACAAATACATTTGAGAAGAGATGCAAGAAGTTTTTGCAGATGGGCAAAAAAGATATTAGAATTGAGATTGTCGAAGACGATAATGCTGTAATTATAGGATATTGTATTTCAACTGTGGAGAAAGAAAAAGGTGAGATTGAATCGTTATTTATTGAAGAAGAATGTAGGAAGAATAAATTAGGTAATAAGTTAATTACTAATGCAATTGAATGGCTAAAGGAAAGAAGATGTAATAAGATTTTAGTATCGGTAGCGGATGGACATGAAGACGTTTTTAATTTTTATATGAAGCAAGGATTTTATCCAAGATTGACCTATTTAGAACTAAAAGAATAAGTTACAATTTAATAATAAAGGGAGGCAAAAACATGTTAGAATTATTTCCGGAACCTATTTTAAATTTACCAAAGGCAGATATACCAATAAAAGGAATTGATGCATATCTATCACAAGCTAAAGATCATCAAGTTATATTTATGAATTTTAGTGAAGATGTTGATTTACCCGAGCATTCACATGAATCCCAATGGGGAGTAGTACTTGAAGGTAAGATAGATTTAATAATTAATGGTATAAAGAATTCGTATACAAAAGGTGATAGGTATTTTATTCCACAAGGAGTAAAGCATTGTGGAAGAATATATGCTGGGTATGCAGATATAACATTCTTTGACCAGAAGGATAGATACAAAGTTAAGGTGAAGTAACATAAATACCATTTGATAGGAGATTTTTATGAATTATTATATAATTTCAGGAACCTCGAGAGGTTTGGGTGAAGCAATAGCAAGAAAATTGTTAAAGGAAGATAATTATTTGATATGTATATCTAGGACTACAAATAATAATCTTGTAAAAACGTCGAAAGAGAAAGGTTACAAGTTATGTTATATTGAATTTGATTTGTCTAGAGTAGATAAACTCGATGAAATAATGACACGGATTTTTGAAAATATTAAATTAGATGATGCTGAAAAAATTTGCTTGATTAATAATGCTGGAACAGTAGCACCAATTAAAACTATAGATGATAGTAGTACATCAGAAATTATCAGCAGCTTCAATGTTAATACTTTAGCTCCAATAGTGTTGACTTCTAATTTTATCGCGATGTTAAAAGAGTTTAGGTGTGAAAAGAGAATAGTCAATATTTCTTCGGGAGCAGGGAAGAAACCTTACGATGGTTGGAGCTGTTATTGTAGTACTAAAGCAGCGTTGGATATGTTTACAAGATGTGTTGCCATTGAGCAAGAAAAGGAAGAATTCCCAGTAAAAATAATATCATTTGCACCTGGAATAATTGATACCGACATGCAAAATGAAATAAGACAGGCAAGTATTAAACATTTTTCACAATTAGAAAGGTTTATTGGGTTAAAAGAGAATGGATCTTTAATGTCAGTAGATTTTGTGGCAGATAAAGCAATTGATTTGTTAGATAATATAAAATTTATTCAAGGTGGAGTGATTGATATTAGGGATAAATAATAAAACGATCACCCAGAACTGCGTATAACAGGTTGTTGCCAAAATTATTAGCATGAAGTATGACAAAGTTAGGAGTACATGAGCTGATAACTTC
This sequence is a window from Firmicutes bacterium HGW-Firmicutes-1. Protein-coding genes within it:
- a CDS encoding DUF3784 domain-containing protein, whose product is MFELVLMIFLGALFDYIGWQIWKKEHITLIHSYHYTKVKDKDKKPYTKAMGKAVITMGTGMILTGLIDFITGTSYGWIFFGIFFLLGFIMMLIAQKKYNGGLF
- a CDS encoding short-chain dehydrogenase, encoding MNYYIISGTSRGLGEAIARKLLKEDNYLICISRTTNNNLVKTSKEKGYKLCYIEFDLSRVDKLDEIMTRIFENIKLDDAEKICLINNAGTVAPIKTIDDSSTSEIISSFNVNTLAPIVLTSNFIAMLKEFRCEKRIVNISSGAGKKPYDGWSCYCSTKAALDMFTRCVAIEQEKEEFPVKIISFAPGIIDTDMQNEIRQASIKHFSQLERFIGLKENGSLMSVDFVADKAIDLLDNIKFIQGGVIDIRDK
- a CDS encoding SAM-dependent methyltransferase — translated: MKDYNEYSKIAYNNKADNYDDTPEGKFTKKFKDLLCKIIVLEKGINILDVACGNGTLLKMLSAKNEIHGYGIDISDKMVSNAKKNCRDMVFKVAGCEEIPFESDFFESMTVCAAYHHFPDTDSFAREAARVLKKNGYLYIAEIYLPAVIRVLCNPFVKLSKEGDVKFYSPKEIVSNFEMHGFQCSKVVRRENVQIVCMQKKYRS
- a CDS encoding cupin domain-containing protein — its product is MLELFPEPILNLPKADIPIKGIDAYLSQAKDHQVIFMNFSEDVDLPEHSHESQWGVVLEGKIDLIINGIKNSYTKGDRYFIPQGVKHCGRIYAGYADITFFDQKDRYKVKVK
- a CDS encoding GNAT family N-acetyltransferase; the encoded protein is MNFGNNANVRRQKKAITLNRKWEGDTNKMDFIFKDINVDELDLIKPLWDKLNQLHLQDSKYFKEHYKTNTFEKRCKKFLQMGKKDIRIEIVEDDNAVIIGYCISTVEKEKGEIESLFIEEECRKNKLGNKLITNAIEWLKERRCNKILVSVADGHEDVFNFYMKQGFYPRLTYLELKE